Proteins from a genomic interval of Streptomyces sp. SID8374:
- a CDS encoding LPXTG cell wall anchor domain-containing protein — MKIRRALAVAAATAVLTPVTLLTSSAAFATSSPTPETTESSPAPEESETSPAPDESETSPAPEESETSPAPEESETSPATEEPTATPSESATTPAPKPSATSPSDICEGTEEPKFDKNLRTRLSGLPSKVVAGSGFHGFKLNVVNKGDNSYKRVDLGVFAAQVDTETWEETTGHLTLQFKDPETGTWTGISLDEDDESSGYLGYTDIKAKESFSIDLRLSIDKKAPAGLGFAITIGLYADDKGNCVFADSEQFYEFDVLAAGTAPGKPNEAEPQEGGKKPLPAKPVGNSQVKPEGTLAQTGSDSNLPVIATIGGVAVLAGAGVVFALGRRRKGDATA; from the coding sequence ATGAAGATCCGCCGCGCACTGGCCGTCGCAGCAGCGACCGCCGTACTCACCCCGGTCACCCTCCTGACGTCCTCCGCCGCTTTCGCGACGTCCTCGCCGACCCCCGAGACCACCGAGAGCTCCCCGGCACCGGAGGAGTCCGAGACGAGCCCGGCGCCCGACGAGTCCGAGACGAGCCCCGCCCCCGAGGAGTCGGAGACCTCTCCCGCCCCCGAGGAGAGCGAGACGAGCCCCGCCACCGAGGAGCCCACCGCGACGCCGTCGGAGAGCGCCACCACTCCCGCGCCGAAGCCGTCAGCCACCTCGCCCTCCGACATCTGCGAGGGCACGGAGGAGCCGAAGTTCGACAAGAACCTCCGCACCAGGCTCTCCGGCCTCCCCTCCAAGGTCGTCGCGGGCAGCGGCTTCCACGGGTTCAAGCTGAACGTGGTCAACAAGGGCGACAACTCCTACAAGCGCGTCGACCTCGGTGTCTTCGCCGCCCAGGTGGACACGGAGACGTGGGAGGAGACCACCGGTCACCTCACGCTCCAGTTCAAGGACCCGGAGACGGGAACCTGGACCGGCATATCCCTCGACGAGGACGACGAGTCCTCCGGCTACCTCGGCTACACCGACATCAAGGCCAAGGAGTCCTTCTCGATCGACCTGCGGCTGAGCATCGACAAGAAGGCGCCCGCGGGCCTCGGCTTCGCCATCACCATCGGCCTCTACGCCGACGACAAGGGCAACTGCGTCTTCGCCGACAGCGAGCAGTTCTACGAGTTCGACGTGCTGGCCGCCGGCACCGCCCCCGGCAAGCCGAACGAGGCCGAGCCCCAGGAGGGCGGCAAGAAGCCCCTGCCGGCCAAGCCCGTCGGCAACAGCCAGGTCAAGCCCGAGGGCACCCTCGCCCAGACCGGTTCGGACTCCAACCTGCCGGTCATCGCGACCATCGGCGGCGTGGCGGTCCTCGCGGGCGCCGGTGTCGTCTTCGCGCTGGGCCGCCGCCGCAAGGGCGACGCCACCGCCTGA
- a CDS encoding helix-turn-helix transcriptional regulator, with protein sequence MRNVPIDEVDAFDRDVLAIGTDYPPGHLLPYHRHRRVQVLHAETGVMEVATAEGTWTVPPDRAVLIPAGTRHQVAMPGVSTRSLYIEPAAVPWFPARCRVVEVSALLRQLLLAAVDMEPRYPEHGRDAALVALLLHELAGLAPLPLDIPLPADPALRQLCDAFLRHPDVHDPPARWAAALGVSERTLGRKFRGATGLNFAQWRQRACIVHSLRHLAAGAPVTRIATDLGYDSPAAFTTAFRTLLGSPPSAYGPARPAGHPASGAG encoded by the coding sequence GTGCGCAACGTCCCCATCGACGAGGTCGACGCCTTCGACCGCGACGTCCTGGCCATCGGCACCGACTACCCGCCCGGCCACCTGCTGCCGTACCACCGGCACCGCCGGGTACAGGTGTTGCACGCCGAGACCGGCGTGATGGAAGTGGCGACGGCGGAGGGCACCTGGACGGTGCCCCCGGACCGTGCGGTGCTGATCCCGGCCGGAACCCGGCACCAGGTCGCCATGCCCGGGGTCAGCACCCGCAGCCTCTACATCGAACCGGCCGCCGTGCCGTGGTTCCCCGCCCGCTGCCGGGTCGTCGAGGTCTCCGCGCTGCTGCGCCAACTCCTCCTGGCGGCCGTCGACATGGAGCCGCGCTATCCGGAGCACGGCCGCGACGCGGCCCTGGTCGCCCTGCTGCTGCACGAACTGGCGGGCCTGGCGCCACTGCCCCTGGACATCCCGCTGCCCGCCGACCCGGCACTCCGTCAGCTGTGCGACGCGTTCCTGCGCCACCCCGACGTCCACGATCCGCCCGCCCGCTGGGCCGCCGCCCTGGGCGTCAGCGAACGTACTCTCGGCCGGAAGTTCCGCGGCGCCACCGGGCTGAACTTCGCGCAGTGGCGGCAGCGGGCCTGCATCGTGCACTCCCTGCGCCACCTGGCCGCGGGTGCGCCGGTCACCCGGATCGCGACGGACCTCGGCTACGACAGCCCGGCGGCGTTCACCACCGCTTTCCGCACCCTGCTGGGGAGCCCGCCGAGCGCCTACGGGCCCGCCCGGCCGGCCGGGCACCCGGCTTCCGGGGCGGGCTGA
- a CDS encoding sulfite exporter TauE/SafE family protein, with translation MLTSYLLLLLFGCLTGMTTVLFGFGGGFVTVPVVYGFWTVTGPDAEAMHVAVATSTAVMVVNSALATLAQWRQGRIRREYIWPMAAFVLVGAVAGASAATRIGDSALRVLFAAYLLVTIADSLLRKGFLSVPRTRKPRPLSRPARTLGGVAIGSVAACLGVGGSVMTVPLLRRRGLPMAEATAMANPLSVPVAVVGTAVYALAAPALHARAGQLGYIDLPACAALLGGSLPTIALARRAAARVPDRVHSVAYVTLLIAVLLVLLGMGI, from the coding sequence GTGCTGACCTCCTACCTCCTTCTTCTTCTCTTCGGCTGTCTGACCGGGATGACGACCGTGCTCTTCGGGTTCGGCGGCGGCTTCGTCACCGTCCCCGTCGTCTACGGCTTCTGGACCGTCACGGGGCCCGACGCCGAGGCGATGCACGTCGCGGTGGCGACGTCGACCGCGGTCATGGTCGTCAACTCGGCCCTCGCCACCCTGGCGCAGTGGCGCCAGGGCCGGATCCGCCGCGAGTACATCTGGCCGATGGCCGCCTTCGTCCTGGTCGGCGCGGTGGCCGGGGCGTCGGCGGCGACCCGGATCGGAGACAGCGCGCTGCGCGTACTGTTCGCCGCCTATCTGCTGGTGACGATCGCCGACAGCCTGCTGCGCAAGGGCTTCCTCTCCGTGCCGCGCACCCGAAAGCCGCGCCCGCTGAGCCGCCCGGCCAGGACGCTGGGCGGAGTCGCGATCGGATCGGTCGCCGCCTGCCTGGGCGTGGGCGGCAGTGTCATGACCGTGCCGCTGCTGCGCCGCCGGGGCCTGCCGATGGCCGAGGCGACAGCGATGGCCAACCCGCTCAGCGTGCCCGTCGCCGTCGTCGGCACCGCCGTCTACGCCCTCGCCGCCCCCGCCCTGCACGCCCGGGCCGGGCAGCTCGGATACATCGACCTGCCCGCCTGCGCCGCGCTGCTCGGCGGTTCGCTGCCCACCATCGCCCTGGCCCGCCGCGCCGCGGCCCGCGTCCCGGACCGGGTGCACTCCGTCGCCTACGTCACCCTGCTGATCGCCGTCCTGCTGGTCCTGCTCGGCATGGGGATCTGA
- a CDS encoding ABC transporter ATP-binding protein — MTTTTDGAARITPDDDERPEPGKALPVPEGAGDPFDQDDLPAPPGATKSLLFSLLSPMRGRVALAALLLILQQAAVQAGPLLVAYAIDSGVPAFRDHDYGPLIAVAVGYLLCSVGAGVLQYAFIRGSARINQDALLDLRGRIFRHAQALSVDFHERYTSGRLISRSTTDVESLQELLSEGLQELITVVLSFVSIGLVLLWLDLGIGGIAVLSFVPLYLLVRLYRRRAGVVYGARSTAIASVIVKFAETMNGIRPVQAFRRERTNDAAFASLNRVHERRNGDALLEMARYVVGSRLVANTAVAGMVLWGAYRVADGTLALGVLAAAVLYLRRLYDPIDRLGMFLNSYQSAAASLEKIAGLLAQTPTVPVAADPKELPARSDGHPGREVVFDGVRFAYRTGGEVLPTFDLRIPAGATVAVVGSTGAGKSTLAKLLARFYDPTDGRVLLDGVDLRDLSTAELRKGVVMVTQEAFLFSGTVADNIAIGRPDATRDEIERAAKAIGAHDFIAALPEGYDTDVRKRGGRISAGQRQLVAFARALLADPAVLILDEATSSLDIPGERAVQRAMDTVLHGRTAVVIAHRLSTVEIADRVLVMEGGRIVEDGAPAELIGGTGRFAGLHRTWKDSLV, encoded by the coding sequence ATGACCACGACCACCGACGGCGCCGCGCGCATCACCCCCGATGACGACGAGCGCCCGGAGCCGGGCAAGGCCCTGCCCGTTCCCGAGGGCGCGGGCGACCCCTTCGACCAGGACGACCTGCCCGCCCCGCCCGGCGCGACCAAGTCGCTGCTGTTCTCCCTGCTCTCCCCCATGCGCGGCCGGGTGGCACTGGCGGCGCTGCTGCTGATCCTCCAGCAGGCGGCGGTCCAGGCGGGCCCGCTGCTGGTGGCGTACGCGATCGACAGCGGGGTCCCGGCGTTCCGGGACCACGACTACGGGCCCCTCATCGCGGTGGCCGTGGGCTACCTGCTCTGCTCGGTGGGCGCGGGCGTGCTCCAGTACGCGTTCATCCGGGGCTCGGCCCGCATCAACCAGGACGCGCTGCTTGACCTGCGCGGCCGGATCTTCCGCCACGCGCAGGCCCTGAGCGTGGACTTCCACGAGCGCTACACCTCGGGACGGCTGATCTCCCGCTCCACCACGGATGTCGAGTCGCTCCAGGAGCTGCTGAGCGAGGGGCTCCAGGAGCTGATCACCGTCGTCCTCTCCTTCGTGTCGATCGGGCTGGTCCTGCTCTGGCTGGACCTCGGCATAGGAGGGATCGCGGTGCTCTCCTTCGTACCGCTGTATCTGCTGGTACGGCTCTACCGGCGGCGGGCGGGCGTGGTGTACGGGGCGCGGTCGACGGCGATCGCCTCGGTGATCGTGAAGTTCGCGGAGACCATGAACGGCATCCGCCCGGTCCAGGCGTTCCGCCGGGAGCGGACCAACGACGCCGCGTTCGCCTCGCTCAACCGGGTGCACGAGCGGCGCAACGGGGACGCGCTGCTGGAGATGGCGCGTTACGTCGTCGGCTCCCGGCTGGTCGCCAACACGGCGGTCGCCGGGATGGTGCTGTGGGGCGCCTACCGGGTGGCCGACGGGACGCTGGCGCTCGGGGTGCTGGCGGCGGCGGTGCTGTATCTGCGGCGGCTCTACGACCCGATCGACCGGCTGGGGATGTTCCTCAACTCCTACCAGTCGGCGGCCGCCTCGCTGGAGAAGATCGCGGGCCTGCTGGCCCAGACCCCGACGGTCCCGGTGGCGGCGGACCCGAAGGAGCTGCCCGCCCGCTCGGACGGCCACCCGGGCCGGGAGGTCGTCTTCGACGGGGTGCGGTTCGCCTACCGTACGGGCGGCGAGGTGCTGCCCACGTTCGACCTGCGCATCCCGGCGGGCGCCACCGTGGCGGTCGTCGGCTCCACGGGCGCGGGCAAGTCGACGCTGGCCAAGCTGCTGGCCCGGTTCTACGACCCGACCGACGGCCGGGTCCTGCTGGACGGGGTGGACCTGCGCGACCTGTCCACGGCCGAGCTGCGCAAGGGCGTGGTGATGGTGACGCAGGAGGCGTTCCTGTTCTCCGGTACGGTCGCGGACAACATCGCGATCGGCCGCCCGGACGCCACCCGCGACGAGATCGAACGGGCGGCGAAGGCGATCGGCGCGCACGACTTCATCGCCGCGCTGCCCGAGGGGTACGACACGGATGTACGGAAGCGGGGCGGCCGGATCTCGGCGGGCCAGCGCCAGTTGGTCGCCTTCGCCCGCGCCCTGCTGGCGGACCCGGCGGTGCTGATCCTGGACGAGGCGACCAGCTCGCTGGACATCCCCGGCGAGCGGGCGGTGCAGCGCGCCATGGACACGGTGCTGCACGGCCGCACGGCGGTGGTGATCGCCCACCGCCTGTCCACCGTGGAGATCGCGGACCGGGTGCTGGTGATGGAGGGCGGCCGCATCGTGGAGGACGGCGCACCGGCCGAACTCATCGGCGGTACGGGGCGGTTCGCGGGGCTGCACCGGACGTGGAAGGACAGCCTGGTCTGA
- a CDS encoding ABC transporter ATP-binding protein — MPEKPAERTDRSAVRSLLRLWPYVRPVRVRLFTAAFVAIVASCLSLVIPLILKWMVDGPVADRDPGGVWLGALYLLLLGIAEAALFGFRRWLVARPLAGVEASMRADLYRHLQRLPVAFHDRWPSGQLLSRGTTDLMLLRMFLAFPLTFLVVNAATILVGFLILFAQDWSLGLVLLAPAVPLIILCSVFETKYSLVARKAQDQVGDLTTVVEESVLGIRIVKGFGRHRSQAKAFKALSQRLRTTELGKARLLAGIWALITTIPELAIGTALVLGTVQVADGSLSAGTLVAFLSTALALRWPVESIGFLLAMSQEAATATDRYFEVMDAAEEEGAAAARAGAPDAPAGLVFEGVEFRYPDAEPGSPPVLARVDLQVRPGETMALVGGTGSGKTTLTALVPRLHEVTGGRITLDGEDIATMERSRLRELVSVAFEEPTLFSATVGENVLMGAEDADEDQVRRALAVAQADFVHDLPAGLDTEVGEQGLSLSGGQRQRLALARAVVGEPRFLVLDDPLSALDVHTETLVEAALRQVLEETTAVVVAHRPSTVMLADRVALLSEGRIAAVGTHQELLRSNTEYAWLMSGAERGGGAGGADTGGGVADPGDGSPAPGGGAAGGGPEAGSGVSGPEVTSPGVRPVAVGSEPATGSGPETGPARAGVRPVAVDPGPVTTDSPAQQVPAEEGSCR; from the coding sequence ATGCCCGAAAAGCCTGCAGAGCGCACGGACCGGTCCGCCGTGCGCTCCCTCCTGCGTCTGTGGCCCTATGTCCGCCCGGTACGGGTCCGCCTGTTCACCGCCGCCTTCGTGGCGATCGTGGCGTCCTGTCTGTCGCTGGTGATCCCGCTCATCCTGAAGTGGATGGTGGACGGGCCGGTGGCCGACCGGGACCCGGGCGGGGTCTGGCTGGGCGCGCTGTACCTGCTGCTGCTCGGCATCGCGGAGGCGGCGCTGTTCGGGTTCCGGCGGTGGCTGGTGGCGCGTCCGCTGGCCGGGGTCGAGGCGTCGATGCGGGCGGACCTCTACCGCCATCTCCAGCGGCTGCCGGTGGCCTTCCACGACCGGTGGCCCTCGGGCCAGCTGCTGTCGCGCGGGACGACGGACCTGATGCTGCTGCGGATGTTCCTGGCGTTCCCGCTGACGTTCCTGGTCGTCAACGCGGCGACGATCCTGGTCGGTTTCCTCATCCTGTTCGCCCAGGACTGGTCGCTCGGTCTGGTGCTGCTGGCACCGGCGGTGCCGCTGATCATCCTGTGCTCGGTGTTCGAGACGAAGTATTCGCTGGTGGCGCGGAAGGCGCAGGACCAGGTCGGCGATCTGACCACGGTCGTCGAGGAGAGCGTGCTCGGCATCCGGATCGTCAAGGGCTTCGGCCGCCACCGCAGCCAGGCGAAGGCCTTCAAGGCGCTGTCGCAGCGGCTGCGCACCACGGAGCTGGGCAAGGCGCGGCTGCTCGCCGGGATCTGGGCGCTCATCACCACCATTCCGGAGCTGGCGATCGGGACGGCGCTGGTGCTCGGCACGGTCCAGGTGGCGGACGGTTCGCTGTCGGCGGGCACGCTGGTCGCGTTCCTGTCGACGGCGCTCGCGCTGCGGTGGCCGGTGGAGTCGATCGGGTTCCTGCTGGCGATGAGCCAGGAGGCGGCGACCGCGACCGACCGGTACTTCGAGGTGATGGACGCGGCGGAGGAGGAAGGCGCGGCGGCCGCCCGCGCGGGTGCTCCGGACGCGCCCGCCGGGCTGGTGTTCGAGGGCGTGGAGTTCCGCTACCCGGACGCGGAGCCGGGCTCGCCGCCGGTCCTGGCCCGGGTCGACCTCCAGGTGCGGCCCGGCGAGACGATGGCCCTCGTGGGCGGTACGGGCTCCGGAAAGACGACGCTCACCGCGCTGGTCCCCCGGCTCCACGAGGTGACCGGCGGGCGGATCACGCTGGACGGTGAGGACATCGCCACGATGGAGCGCTCGCGGCTGCGGGAGCTGGTGTCGGTGGCGTTCGAGGAGCCGACGCTGTTCTCCGCGACGGTCGGCGAGAACGTGCTGATGGGCGCCGAGGACGCGGACGAGGACCAGGTGCGGCGAGCACTCGCGGTGGCCCAGGCCGACTTCGTGCACGACCTGCCGGCGGGCCTGGACACGGAGGTCGGCGAGCAGGGCCTGAGCCTCTCCGGCGGCCAGCGCCAACGCCTCGCCCTGGCCCGTGCGGTGGTGGGCGAACCGCGCTTCCTGGTGCTGGACGACCCGCTCTCGGCCCTCGACGTGCACACGGAGACGCTGGTGGAGGCGGCGCTGCGGCAGGTGCTGGAGGAGACCACGGCGGTGGTGGTGGCGCACCGCCCCTCGACGGTGATGCTGGCGGACCGGGTGGCGCTGCTGTCGGAGGGCCGGATCGCGGCGGTGGGCACGCACCAGGAGCTGCTGCGGTCGAACACGGAGTACGCGTGGCTGATGTCGGGGGCGGAGCGGGGCGGGGGTGCCGGGGGCGCTGATACGGGCGGTGGCGTGGCGGACCCGGGCGACGGCTCCCCTGCGCCCGGAGGCGGGGCTGCCGGGGGCGGACCTGAGGCGGGATCGGGCGTGAGCGGACCTGAGGTCACGTCACCCGGCGTGCGGCCCGTCGCCGTGGGCTCAGAACCGGCCACGGGCTCCGGCCCCGAAACCGGTCCCGCCCGGGCCGGTGTGCGGCCCGTCGCCGTGGACCCCGGCCCCGTGACCACCGATTCCCCTGCCCAGCAGGTCCCCGCCGAGGAGGGCAGTTGCCGATGA
- a CDS encoding ABC transporter ATP-binding protein → MAIIEVNGVRKTYAGRHVVDGVSFSVEEGEIFGILGPNGAGKTTTVECVEGLRIPDAGTVKVAGLDPVADHDRVTRLLGAQLQESELQAKLTVREALELYSAFYPAPVDWWPLAARLGLDEKLTTRFAKLSGGQKQRLFIALALIGDPKVVVLDELTTGLDPRARRDTWKLIEEVRDSGVTVLLVTHFMEEAQRLCDRIAVIDRGKVVALDTPAGLIRQATGSTVLSFVPSRALTGPDLSRLTALPGVASVTPPDREGTLTVHGTDDTVTPFVALLAELGVTARQLRITETSLDEAFLDLTGQDA, encoded by the coding sequence ATGGCAATCATCGAAGTCAACGGGGTACGCAAGACCTACGCGGGCCGCCACGTGGTCGACGGCGTCTCCTTCTCCGTCGAGGAGGGCGAGATCTTCGGCATCCTCGGGCCCAACGGGGCGGGCAAGACCACCACCGTCGAATGCGTGGAGGGCCTGCGCATCCCCGACGCGGGCACGGTCAAGGTCGCCGGACTCGACCCTGTCGCCGACCACGACCGGGTGACGCGGCTGCTCGGCGCCCAGCTCCAGGAGAGCGAGCTCCAGGCCAAACTGACCGTACGGGAGGCGCTGGAGCTCTACAGCGCCTTCTACCCGGCCCCCGTCGACTGGTGGCCGCTCGCCGCCCGGCTCGGCCTCGACGAGAAGCTCACCACCCGCTTCGCCAAGCTCTCCGGCGGCCAGAAGCAGCGGCTGTTCATCGCGCTCGCCCTGATCGGCGACCCGAAGGTCGTCGTCCTCGACGAGCTGACCACCGGCCTGGACCCGCGCGCCCGCCGCGACACCTGGAAGCTCATCGAGGAGGTCCGCGACAGCGGGGTGACCGTCCTGCTCGTCACCCACTTCATGGAGGAGGCCCAGCGCCTCTGCGACCGGATCGCCGTCATCGACCGGGGCAAGGTCGTCGCCCTGGACACCCCGGCCGGGCTGATCCGGCAGGCCACCGGCTCCACCGTGCTCTCCTTCGTGCCCTCCCGGGCCCTCACCGGCCCCGACCTCTCCCGGCTCACCGCGCTCCCCGGCGTCGCGTCCGTGACCCCGCCCGACCGCGAGGGGACGCTCACGGTCCACGGCACCGACGACACGGTCACCCCGTTCGTCGCCCTGCTCGCCGAACTCGGCGTCACCGCCCGGCAGCTGCGCATCACCGAGACCAGCCTCGACGAAGCCTTCCTCGACCTCACCGGACAGGACGCCTGA
- a CDS encoding ABC transporter permease — MRTATTTAPDTAPAPRTARRRGPATAVLIAETRLFLREPGSLFWVFVFPSLLLVILGFVPAFKEVRDDLGGRRVIDLYVPISILLAMITAAIQAMPPVLTAYRERGILRRMSATPVRPSALLAAQIVLHAAACLGSALLVTVVGRTAYGVPLPGQLPGYLLALLLAVAAALSLGAAICALARTAKAAIAVGSAAYLVMMFTAGVWLPVQAMPDILRRVVEITPFGAASQALEQAASGSWPGWIHLGVVALWTAVLGVAASRLFRWQ, encoded by the coding sequence ATGCGGACCGCGACCACCACCGCACCGGACACCGCCCCGGCGCCCCGCACCGCCCGGCGACGCGGCCCCGCGACCGCCGTCCTGATCGCCGAGACCCGCCTCTTCCTCCGCGAACCGGGCAGCCTCTTCTGGGTCTTCGTCTTCCCTTCCCTCCTCCTGGTGATCCTCGGCTTCGTGCCCGCCTTCAAGGAGGTGCGGGACGACCTCGGCGGACGGCGCGTCATCGACCTGTACGTCCCCATCTCGATCCTGCTCGCCATGATCACGGCGGCGATCCAGGCGATGCCGCCGGTCCTCACCGCCTACCGCGAGCGCGGCATCCTGCGCCGGATGTCCGCCACCCCGGTGCGGCCCTCCGCCCTGCTCGCCGCCCAGATCGTGCTGCACGCCGCGGCCTGCCTCGGCTCCGCGCTCCTCGTCACCGTCGTCGGCCGCACCGCCTACGGGGTCCCGCTGCCCGGACAGCTCCCCGGCTATCTGCTGGCGCTGCTGCTCGCCGTCGCCGCCGCGCTGAGCCTGGGGGCCGCGATCTGTGCCCTGGCCCGGACGGCGAAGGCGGCCATCGCGGTCGGCTCGGCGGCCTACCTGGTGATGATGTTCACCGCCGGGGTCTGGCTGCCGGTCCAGGCGATGCCCGACATCCTGCGCCGCGTCGTGGAGATCACCCCGTTCGGGGCCGCCTCCCAGGCGCTGGAGCAGGCCGCGTCCGGGAGCTGGCCGGGCTGGATCCACCTCGGGGTCGTCGCCCTGTGGACCGCCGTGCTGGGCGTCGCCGCGAGCCGTCTGTTCCGGTGGCAGTGA
- a CDS encoding sensor histidine kinase: MTPSLRRTSYAPGPAVPVSAEQRWEQFHRYGPYAVLTLSILVGAVAADLIMTRTEMYAAGALVAVAYGLQIWWGRVRPRTAPGAPAGVAYYTVRTALAFALSWLNPFFAIYAALSYFDVEPLLPKRFVRIGLLVTAATLAGSQSGGLPPASLMNWVAFGVLYVVNATLALFFRHIGLREEEKARVQAETIAELERTNLRLEEAMAENAALHAQLLVQAREAGVDDERRRLAAEIHDTLAQGLTGIIAQLQVVTSVTDRDPETARVHLERAAALARHSLGEARRSVHNLAPVALEHDELTGALEKTVATWAEQHRVRADFTVTGTAEPVHDEVAATLLRIAGEALANTGRHAEASRVGVTLSFMDGELTLDVRDDGRGFDPSAVAPASRTGGFGLGGMRARAERIAGTVEVESEPGGGTAVSARVPLVTRRRPAVR; this comes from the coding sequence ATGACGCCCTCGCTCCGCCGCACCTCTTACGCGCCGGGACCGGCGGTCCCCGTCTCGGCCGAGCAGCGCTGGGAGCAGTTCCACCGGTACGGGCCCTACGCCGTCCTCACCCTCTCGATCCTGGTCGGCGCCGTCGCCGCCGACCTGATCATGACCCGTACCGAGATGTACGCGGCCGGGGCCCTGGTCGCCGTGGCGTACGGGCTCCAGATCTGGTGGGGCCGGGTCCGCCCGCGTACCGCACCGGGCGCCCCGGCCGGGGTGGCCTACTACACCGTGCGGACCGCCCTCGCCTTCGCCCTGTCCTGGCTCAACCCGTTCTTCGCGATCTACGCGGCACTCAGCTACTTCGACGTCGAACCCCTGCTCCCCAAGCGCTTCGTCCGGATCGGGCTGCTCGTCACCGCCGCCACCCTGGCCGGTTCGCAGAGCGGAGGCCTGCCGCCCGCCTCCCTGATGAACTGGGTCGCCTTCGGTGTGCTGTACGTCGTCAACGCCACCCTCGCCCTCTTCTTCCGGCACATCGGCCTGCGGGAGGAGGAGAAGGCCCGCGTCCAGGCCGAGACCATCGCCGAGCTGGAGCGCACCAACCTCCGGCTGGAGGAGGCCATGGCGGAGAACGCCGCCCTCCACGCCCAGCTGCTCGTCCAGGCCCGTGAGGCCGGGGTCGACGACGAGCGGCGCCGGCTCGCCGCCGAGATCCACGACACCCTCGCCCAGGGTCTGACCGGGATCATCGCCCAGCTCCAGGTCGTCACCTCCGTCACGGACCGCGATCCGGAGACCGCCCGCGTCCATCTGGAGCGGGCCGCCGCCCTGGCCCGCCACAGCCTCGGCGAGGCCCGCCGCTCCGTCCACAACCTGGCCCCCGTCGCCCTGGAGCACGACGAGCTGACCGGCGCCCTGGAGAAGACGGTCGCCACCTGGGCCGAACAGCACCGCGTACGGGCCGACTTCACCGTCACCGGCACCGCCGAACCGGTCCACGACGAGGTCGCCGCCACCCTCCTGCGCATCGCGGGCGAGGCCCTGGCCAACACCGGCCGCCACGCCGAGGCCTCCCGGGTCGGCGTGACGCTCTCCTTCATGGACGGTGAACTGACCCTGGACGTACGGGACGACGGCCGCGGCTTCGACCCCTCGGCCGTCGCCCCCGCGAGCCGCACCGGCGGATTCGGCCTCGGCGGCATGCGGGCCCGCGCGGAGCGCATCGCGGGCACGGTGGAGGTGGAGTCGGAACCGGGCGGCGGTACGGCGGTCTCGGCCCGGGTCCCCCTGGTCACGCGGCGACGGCCCGCCGTACGGTGA
- a CDS encoding response regulator transcription factor, with amino-acid sequence MTENPERTITLVLVDDHPVVRDGLRGMFTAEPGFDVLGEAANGTDALAVVERLDPDVVLMDLRMPGGGGVAAIAELTRRGARCRVLVLTTYDTDSDTLPAIEAGATGYLLKDAPREELFAAVRAAADGRSVLSPAVASRLMTRVRTPAAPADTALSAREREVLVLVAKGTTNREIAAELFISEATVKTHLTHIFAKLGTKDRAAAVAVGYDRGILG; translated from the coding sequence ATGACCGAGAACCCCGAACGCACCATCACCCTCGTCCTCGTCGACGACCACCCCGTCGTCCGCGACGGGCTGCGCGGCATGTTCACCGCCGAACCCGGCTTCGACGTCCTCGGCGAGGCGGCGAACGGCACCGACGCCCTCGCCGTCGTCGAACGCCTCGACCCGGACGTCGTCCTGATGGACCTGCGGATGCCCGGCGGCGGGGGAGTGGCCGCCATCGCCGAGCTGACCCGGCGCGGCGCCCGCTGCCGGGTCCTGGTGCTGACGACGTACGACACCGACTCCGACACACTCCCCGCGATCGAGGCGGGCGCCACCGGCTATCTGCTCAAGGACGCCCCGCGCGAGGAGCTGTTCGCCGCCGTGCGGGCCGCAGCCGACGGGCGCAGCGTCCTGTCGCCCGCCGTCGCCTCCCGGCTGATGACCCGGGTCCGTACGCCCGCCGCCCCCGCCGACACGGCCCTCTCCGCCCGCGAGCGCGAGGTGCTGGTGCTGGTGGCGAAGGGCACGACGAACCGGGAGATCGCCGCCGAACTCTTCATCAGCGAGGCGACCGTGAAGACCCACCTCACCCACATCTTCGCCAAGCTCGGCACCAAGGACCGGGCCGCGGCCGTCGCCGTGGGCTACGACCGGGGCATCCTCGGCTGA